A region of Elusimicrobiota bacterium DNA encodes the following proteins:
- a CDS encoding aspartate kinase, protein MSQLVVMKFGGSSVADADRIKNVAGRVIAKRKGGHRVVVVVSAPGDMTDDLIEMADKITDEPSGREMDMLLSTGEQVSIALLSMAINHRGVHAVSLTGPQAGIFADETHTRARITDIRPAKILGELKKGRVVIVAGFQGLNPNEDITTLGRGGSDLTAVALAAALKADVCEIYTDVKGVFTTDPRIVPEAQKIDRISFEEMLELAGAGAQVMQPRSIEVGKKFGVDIHVRSSFSEEEGTLITAEVPRMENVVVSGVAYDPKQAKITLRNIPDRPGVAARVFGPLAEEGVNVDMIIQSAPQAGRNDISFTIGRADTKKAMKVLDEAAGVLKAEEVVLDDKVAKISIVGVGMRSHPGVAAKLFKSLADGGVNIDMISTSEIKVACMVKEDDGPKAVRIAHKAFELDKPHPKGK, encoded by the coding sequence ATGAGCCAGTTGGTTGTCATGAAATTCGGAGGAAGTTCCGTGGCGGACGCCGACCGCATTAAAAACGTGGCGGGTCGGGTGATCGCCAAGCGCAAGGGAGGCCACCGCGTCGTGGTGGTCGTCTCCGCCCCGGGGGACATGACGGACGATTTGATCGAGATGGCCGATAAAATCACGGATGAGCCTTCCGGGCGCGAGATGGACATGCTTTTGTCGACGGGGGAACAGGTCTCCATTGCGCTCCTGTCCATGGCCATCAACCATCGGGGCGTGCACGCGGTATCCCTCACGGGGCCCCAGGCGGGGATTTTCGCCGACGAAACCCACACGCGGGCCCGCATCACCGATATTCGCCCAGCGAAAATCTTGGGAGAGTTGAAAAAGGGACGCGTCGTCATCGTGGCCGGTTTTCAAGGGCTGAACCCCAACGAAGACATCACGACTCTGGGGCGCGGCGGGTCGGACTTGACGGCGGTGGCGCTGGCGGCGGCGCTCAAAGCCGACGTCTGCGAAATTTACACGGACGTGAAAGGCGTTTTCACCACCGATCCCCGGATCGTTCCCGAGGCGCAAAAGATCGACCGGATTTCGTTTGAGGAAATGCTGGAGCTGGCCGGAGCGGGGGCTCAAGTGATGCAACCCCGGTCCATTGAAGTGGGCAAAAAGTTCGGCGTGGACATCCACGTTCGATCCTCTTTTAGCGAAGAAGAAGGTACGTTGATCACGGCGGAGGTGCCGCGCATGGAAAACGTGGTGGTCTCGGGGGTCGCCTACGATCCCAAGCAGGCGAAAATCACATTGCGGAACATCCCGGACCGTCCGGGCGTGGCGGCCCGGGTGTTTGGTCCGCTGGCCGAGGAAGGTGTGAACGTGGACATGATTATCCAGTCGGCTCCCCAGGCCGGGCGGAACGATATCTCCTTCACCATCGGACGCGCCGACACCAAAAAAGCCATGAAGGTTTTGGACGAGGCGGCCGGAGTCCTCAAGGCCGAAGAGGTCGTTCTGGACGATAAAGTGGCCAAGATCTCCATCGTGGGCGTCGGCATGCGGAGCCATCCGGGCGTGGCGGCCAAACTCTTCAAGTCCCTGGCGGACGGCGGCGTCAACATTGATATGATCTCCACCTCGGAAATCAAGGTGGCCTGCATGGTGAAGGAAGACGATGGTCCCAAGGCCGTCCGCATCGCCCACAAAGCCTTCGAATTGGACAAGCCTCATCCCAAGGGGAAATAG
- a CDS encoding citramalate synthase — MVPRPSASPTKPSNWTSLIPRGNSLAPRSKPGQVLLYDTTLRDGTQGEGISLSVEDKVKIAQSLDRLGVRYIEGGWPGSNPKDEEFFKRARSLRFKNARLSAFGSTRRKDSPAHSDPNLAAIVRVKTPVACIFGKSWDLHVLHALRATPEENLTMISDSVRFLKSKGKEVIYDAEHFFDGYRANAEYALASLKAALQAGADNLTLCDTNGGALPHQIAEIVQDVHRHLPKAPLGIHCHNDSDAAVANSLEAVRQGVILVQGTINGIGERCGNANLISIIPGVMKKLDRPCLTDVQLASLTETSRYVSEIANQVPHDGQPYVGHSAFAHKGGVHVSAMARHTSTYEHMGPAVVGNKRRVLVSELAGRSNMILKAREFNVDLEKHPEAVDKIIHQVKALENQGYHFEGAEASFYLLVMRLVHPFKPFFDLKGFRVIVEEDKTTGGLVAEATLKVVVEGKTEHRVAEGSGPIDALDQALRRALEKFYPGLKTMRLMDFKVRVINATAGTAAKVRVFANSRDPDEEWGTVGVSGNIIEASWQALRDAVEYKLLKDSQRRKPRRA; from the coding sequence ATGGTCCCAAGGCCGTCCGCATCGCCCACAAAGCCTTCGAATTGGACAAGCCTCATCCCAAGGGGAAATAGTTTGGCCCCGCGATCGAAACCGGGCCAGGTTCTTCTCTACGACACCACCCTGCGGGACGGGACCCAGGGGGAGGGGATTTCTTTGTCCGTGGAGGACAAAGTCAAGATCGCCCAATCCTTGGATCGGTTGGGCGTGCGCTACATCGAGGGCGGCTGGCCCGGCTCGAACCCCAAGGACGAGGAGTTTTTTAAGCGGGCGCGCTCTCTGCGCTTCAAAAACGCCCGTCTCTCCGCCTTCGGCTCGACGCGCCGCAAAGACAGTCCCGCCCATTCGGACCCGAACCTGGCGGCCATCGTGCGGGTGAAAACCCCCGTGGCCTGCATTTTCGGCAAGTCCTGGGATCTGCATGTCCTTCATGCCCTGCGGGCCACTCCGGAGGAAAATCTGACGATGATCTCCGACTCCGTGCGTTTCCTGAAATCCAAGGGCAAAGAGGTGATTTACGACGCGGAGCATTTTTTTGACGGGTACCGGGCCAACGCGGAATACGCTTTGGCCAGCCTGAAGGCCGCCCTGCAGGCCGGCGCCGACAACTTGACGCTTTGCGATACCAACGGCGGCGCCCTCCCGCACCAGATCGCCGAGATCGTTCAAGACGTCCACCGCCATCTCCCGAAGGCGCCGCTGGGCATCCATTGCCATAACGACTCCGACGCCGCGGTGGCGAATTCCCTAGAAGCCGTGCGGCAGGGGGTGATCCTGGTCCAAGGCACCATCAACGGCATCGGGGAACGGTGCGGCAACGCCAACCTGATCTCCATCATCCCCGGGGTCATGAAAAAGCTGGATCGGCCGTGCCTCACCGATGTCCAATTGGCTTCCCTGACGGAAACCTCCCGCTACGTTTCGGAGATTGCCAATCAGGTGCCCCACGACGGACAGCCTTATGTGGGGCATTCGGCCTTCGCCCACAAGGGCGGGGTTCACGTGTCCGCCATGGCCCGGCACACCAGTACCTACGAACACATGGGGCCCGCGGTGGTCGGCAACAAGCGCCGCGTCCTCGTGTCTGAGCTGGCCGGGCGCTCCAACATGATCTTGAAAGCCCGGGAGTTCAATGTGGATTTGGAAAAACACCCCGAGGCCGTGGACAAGATCATCCATCAGGTGAAAGCCCTGGAAAACCAGGGTTATCATTTTGAAGGGGCCGAGGCCTCTTTCTATCTCCTCGTCATGCGGTTGGTCCATCCGTTCAAACCTTTTTTTGATCTGAAGGGGTTCCGGGTGATCGTGGAGGAGGATAAGACCACGGGCGGCTTGGTGGCCGAGGCCACGCTCAAAGTCGTGGTGGAGGGAAAGACGGAGCACCGCGTGGCCGAAGGGTCCGGCCCCATCGACGCGTTGGATCAGGCTCTCCGCCGCGCTCTGGAAAAATTTTATCCGGGCTTAAAAACCATGCGATTGATGGACTTCAAGGTCCGGGTCATCAACGCCACGGCGGGCACCGCCGCCAAGGTCCGGGTCTTCGCCAATTCCCGGGACCCTGACGAAGAATGGGGCACCGTGGGCGTCTCCGGCAACATCATTGAGGCCTCTTGGCAGGCCCTGCGGGACGCGGTGGAATATAAACTCCTAAAAGACAGCCAACGCCGAAAACCTCGGCGCGCCTAA
- the ilvB gene encoding biosynthetic-type acetolactate synthase large subunit has translation MNADQQNALHLISCLVEDRPGVLARISGLISARGFNIDSLAVGGTQIEGISRVSLVCRGNQRVVGQIVAQLNKLVDVIRVADLSWDDCLESELMLVKISAPAGREALDTVCRVFHARVSDLGSAGFMVEAAGRGEETDALIQALEPFGIQEVSRTGRIALQRGKTLDLTADLLPHGEEGKNVPGEMMTGADMIPRVFAQEGVDTVFGYSGGAILPGIDAFFRFNEKQPDNKKIKFIVPANEQGAGFMASGYARSTGKVGVAFVTSGPGATNTVTPVRDAAADSIPLVVLTGQVPRPAIGSDAFQEAPVFNIMMSCAKHVFLVEKPEELEATLRTAFWIARTGRPGPVVVDIPKDVQLWQGAYRGAGLLPLRGYRRRVDVLAKSRLSEEAARIFFEHLTVSERPLLYVGGGVINSGAAAELKEFAEIFHLPVVTSLMGIGSLDTQHPQSLHMLGMHGTAFANYAVDDCDFLFSIGARFDDRVAGKVAEFAPHAKFIGHMDIDPAEIGKVKVATWSHVADAKRGLRDLIDAGKRMGFKKDLSAWWKALDANRKNHAMNYDRKSLLIQPYHALEMLSEMTGGQAIFTTGVGQHQMWAAQYGRHKLPRHFLTSGSMGTMGFGLPAAIGAQFANPGKTVINIDGDGSIRMNLGELETVTTYGLPVKILLLNNEGDGMVRQWQTLYFGKRYYAIDKNLHSIHFVKAAEAMGFPFAKRISKPAELGDALGAFVSSEGPAFLEVMIDPKAMVYPMVGPGSAYKDMVTGEWISHRGAVPAPAQKGDAVPDLF, from the coding sequence ATGAACGCTGACCAACAGAATGCCCTGCATCTCATCTCTTGTCTCGTGGAAGACCGGCCCGGCGTTTTGGCCCGCATCAGCGGACTGATTTCGGCCCGGGGGTTCAATATCGATTCCTTGGCCGTGGGCGGCACTCAAATCGAGGGGATTTCTCGGGTGTCCCTGGTGTGCCGGGGGAATCAGCGGGTGGTGGGTCAAATCGTCGCCCAATTGAATAAATTGGTGGACGTGATCCGCGTGGCGGACTTGAGCTGGGATGATTGTTTGGAAAGCGAGCTGATGTTGGTCAAAATTTCCGCTCCGGCGGGCCGCGAGGCTTTGGATACGGTGTGCCGGGTGTTCCATGCCCGGGTGAGCGATTTGGGTTCGGCGGGGTTCATGGTGGAGGCCGCCGGGCGCGGGGAGGAAACCGACGCCCTCATTCAAGCCCTGGAACCCTTCGGGATCCAGGAAGTGTCCCGCACGGGCCGCATCGCCCTGCAAAGGGGCAAAACCCTGGACCTGACCGCCGACCTCCTGCCCCACGGAGAAGAGGGCAAGAATGTCCCCGGGGAAATGATGACGGGGGCCGACATGATCCCCCGCGTATTCGCCCAGGAGGGCGTGGACACGGTGTTCGGCTATTCGGGCGGGGCCATCCTGCCCGGCATTGACGCCTTTTTCCGGTTCAACGAAAAACAGCCGGACAATAAAAAGATTAAGTTCATTGTGCCCGCCAACGAACAAGGCGCCGGGTTCATGGCGTCCGGCTACGCCCGATCCACGGGCAAGGTGGGCGTGGCGTTTGTGACCTCCGGGCCCGGCGCCACGAACACCGTGACGCCCGTGCGCGACGCCGCGGCGGATTCGATTCCCCTGGTGGTATTGACGGGACAGGTGCCCCGCCCGGCCATCGGGAGCGACGCGTTTCAAGAGGCGCCGGTGTTCAACATCATGATGTCCTGCGCCAAACACGTGTTTTTGGTGGAAAAACCGGAAGAATTGGAAGCGACGCTTCGCACGGCGTTTTGGATCGCCCGCACCGGCCGGCCGGGGCCCGTGGTGGTGGATATTCCAAAAGACGTCCAGTTGTGGCAGGGGGCTTACCGCGGGGCGGGGTTACTGCCGCTCCGGGGGTACCGCCGCCGGGTGGACGTCTTGGCCAAATCCCGCTTGTCGGAAGAAGCCGCACGGATATTTTTCGAACACCTCACGGTGTCGGAACGGCCCCTCCTCTACGTGGGCGGCGGCGTCATCAACAGCGGGGCGGCGGCGGAGTTGAAAGAGTTCGCCGAAATTTTTCACTTGCCTGTGGTGACCTCCTTGATGGGCATCGGGTCCTTGGACACCCAACATCCCCAGTCCCTCCATATGTTGGGCATGCACGGGACCGCCTTCGCCAATTACGCGGTGGACGATTGTGATTTCCTGTTCTCCATCGGCGCGCGGTTCGACGATCGGGTGGCCGGAAAGGTGGCGGAATTCGCTCCCCACGCGAAGTTCATCGGCCATATGGACATCGACCCGGCGGAAATCGGCAAGGTGAAGGTGGCCACCTGGAGCCATGTGGCCGACGCCAAACGGGGCCTGCGGGACCTGATCGATGCGGGCAAACGGATGGGGTTCAAAAAAGACCTCTCCGCCTGGTGGAAGGCCTTGGACGCCAACCGGAAGAACCATGCCATGAACTACGATCGAAAAAGCCTGTTGATCCAACCCTATCACGCCTTGGAGATGTTGTCGGAAATGACGGGGGGCCAGGCGATCTTTACCACGGGAGTGGGCCAACATCAAATGTGGGCCGCCCAATATGGGCGCCACAAACTTCCGCGGCATTTCTTGACGTCCGGGAGCATGGGCACCATGGGGTTCGGCCTGCCGGCCGCCATCGGCGCCCAGTTCGCCAATCCCGGCAAGACCGTGATCAACATCGACGGGGACGGAAGCATTCGCATGAACCTGGGCGAGCTGGAAACGGTGACCACCTACGGGCTCCCCGTGAAAATCCTCCTCTTGAACAACGAGGGGGACGGCATGGTGCGCCAATGGCAAACGCTGTATTTCGGCAAGCGCTATTACGCCATCGACAAAAACCTTCACTCGATTCATTTCGTGAAGGCCGCCGAGGCCATGGGGTTCCCCTTCGCCAAACGCATTTCCAAACCCGCCGAGCTGGGCGACGCCCTGGGGGCCTTCGTCTCCAGCGAGGGCCCGGCGTTTCTGGAGGTCATGATCGATCCCAAGGCCATGGTGTATCCCATGGTGGGGCCGGGATCGGCCTACAAAGACATGGTGACCGGCGAATGGATCTCTCATCGGGGCGCTGTTCCCGCGCCGGCCCAGAAGGGCGACGCGGTTCCTGACCTCTTCTAG
- a CDS encoding phosphatidylserine decarboxylase, which yields MSRSSRFVPIHADGWKFILGFAILGGLFFFLGPLFSRIVGGVLAAAALFSMYFFRDTDRAVPATSDLVSPADGRVLEIAEIDGEGYGRGRVLRIFLSVFDGHVQRSPVAGTVRQVHYRPGSFLDARDPRAPFANECNAVEIESLRGRVVVRQIAGLIARRILCWVRPDDTLDMGERIGLIRFGSQVDLYVPRDVAITVKEGQRVRGGETIVGRWVEQSSPTSSVSETVGAAPFPEVRA from the coding sequence ATGAGCCGCTCCTCCCGTTTCGTTCCGATCCACGCCGACGGCTGGAAGTTTATCCTTGGGTTTGCGATCCTGGGGGGCCTGTTCTTTTTCTTGGGCCCCCTCTTCTCCCGGATCGTCGGCGGGGTGCTGGCGGCGGCGGCCTTGTTTTCCATGTATTTTTTCCGGGACACGGATCGGGCCGTTCCCGCGACCTCCGACCTCGTTTCACCGGCGGACGGGCGGGTATTGGAAATTGCGGAAATCGACGGGGAAGGATACGGGCGCGGGCGGGTTCTGCGTATTTTCCTCTCGGTATTCGACGGCCACGTTCAGCGGTCGCCCGTGGCGGGCACGGTGCGCCAGGTCCATTACCGACCCGGTTCCTTTTTGGACGCGCGGGATCCTCGCGCGCCCTTCGCCAACGAATGCAATGCCGTGGAAATTGAAAGTTTGCGCGGGCGGGTGGTGGTCCGCCAGATCGCGGGCCTCATCGCCCGGCGAATCCTCTGTTGGGTCCGGCCGGACGACACCTTGGACATGGGGGAACGGATCGGCTTGATTCGGTTCGGTTCCCAGGTGGATCTTTATGTGCCCCGCGACGTGGCCATCACCGTGAAAGAGGGGCAACGGGTTCGCGGGGGGGAAACGATCGTCGGGCGTTGGGTGGAACAATCCTCCCCCACTTCTTCCGTTTCCGAAACCGTGGGAGCGGCGCCATTTCCGGAGGTTCGCGCGTGA
- the pssA gene encoding CDP-diacylglycerol--serine O-phosphatidyltransferase → MTNRGPLNFLQTLFDIRRENKPMFPPASLAPKPPVRRGIFLLPALLTLTNMGFGFYSIVKSVNQEFSAAATAILLGQVFDILDGLVARLTHTSSRFGIELDSLADWMTFSIAPSFLMYELVLKNNKSWGFAIALLFIICGALRLARFNLKAQMGEPSSGFFTGLPTPAAGGVLAIFALLYDIQEIGKPIRSLRLVMSQVPVFFEVVPAIMLLLSLLMVSDVHYAKFRVQNLLRPRGLRALVITVLAMLMIWVYPQNMILILYVSYIGWGLVGYFLVPSRRRETSVRTKDDPLDSYGK, encoded by the coding sequence GTGACAAACCGAGGTCCTTTGAACTTTTTGCAGACGCTCTTCGATATTCGGCGGGAAAATAAACCCATGTTTCCGCCCGCTTCCCTGGCTCCGAAGCCGCCGGTCCGGCGGGGGATTTTCCTCCTCCCGGCCTTGCTGACTTTAACGAACATGGGGTTCGGTTTTTATTCCATCGTCAAATCCGTGAACCAAGAATTCAGCGCGGCGGCCACGGCCATCCTTCTGGGTCAGGTTTTTGACATCCTGGACGGGCTGGTGGCCCGGCTCACCCATACCTCCAGCCGGTTCGGCATTGAGCTGGATTCTTTGGCGGATTGGATGACCTTTTCCATCGCCCCCAGCTTCTTGATGTACGAGTTGGTCTTGAAGAACAACAAGTCCTGGGGCTTCGCCATCGCGTTGTTATTTATCATCTGTGGAGCTTTGCGGCTGGCCCGGTTCAACCTCAAGGCCCAGATGGGGGAACCTTCCTCGGGGTTTTTCACGGGCCTGCCGACCCCCGCCGCCGGCGGCGTGCTGGCTATTTTCGCCCTGCTGTATGATATCCAGGAGATCGGAAAACCCATTCGAAGCCTGCGTTTGGTGATGAGCCAGGTGCCGGTATTCTTCGAGGTGGTGCCCGCCATCATGCTGTTGCTGTCCCTCCTGATGGTGTCCGACGTTCATTACGCCAAATTTAGGGTGCAGAACCTCCTGCGGCCCCGGGGCTTGCGGGCGTTGGTTATTACCGTTTTGGCCATGCTCATGATCTGGGTGTATCCGCAGAACATGATTTTGATTCTGTACGTGTCTTACATCGGGTGGGGGCTCGTGGGCTATTTTCTGGTCCCCTCCCGGCGGAGAGAGACCTCCGTTCGGACCAAAGACGACCCGCTGGACAGCTACGGAAAATAG